The following DNA comes from Streptomyces sp. NBC_00690.
GGGCAGCTCAACTCCCGGGTGGCGGCGGCCAGCGGACCGCCCGAACTACGGCGACTTGCCCGCTCCTTCAACGAGATGGCGGACAATGTCGAGGAGGTGCTGGAGCAACAGCGCGCGTTCGTCGCAGACGCTTCACACCAACTGCGCAACCCGCTCGCCGCACTGCTGTTGAGGATCGAGCTCCTCGCGCTGGAACTCCCGGACGGAAACGCCGAGATCGCCTCGGTCCGCACCGAGGGGAAGCGCCTCACACAGGTGCTCGACGACTTGTTGGACCTGGCGCTTGCCGAGCACACCTCGGCCGCACTGGAACTCATCGACATCGGCGAACTCGCCGACGAAAGGGTCGGGTCCTGGCGGCCACTGGCCGAAGACAAGGGGGTCCGACTGGTCGGGCACCTGCTACCGGTCACCGCCTGGGCGGATCCGGTCGCACTCTCCAGTGCCCTCGATGCCGTGATCGACAACGCCCTCAAGTTCACCCCCCGCGGAGAAGAGGTCACCGTTTCGGTCTCCTCCCGTGGGGAGCTCTCCACGATCACCGTCGTCGACCACGGCCCGGGGCTGACCGATGACGAACTGTCCCGCATCGGCGACCGGTTCTGGCGCAGTGGCCGCCACCAGAACATCAAGGGCTCGGGGCTGGGGCTCTCCATCTCGCGCGCCCTGCTCTCGGCGGGCGGTGCCACGATCGCCTACGCCCACCACCGGCCCCACGGCCTCCAGGTCACGGTGAGTCTGCCGCGTACCCCTCCGGCCGCGTCCTGAGGCCCTTACGGAAGGGCACTTGGGCCGGGGCTCGCGTCATGGTTTGACAGAGCCGTAGTAGCGGGTGGCGCCCTCGTGCAGGGGGAGCGGATCCGTGTAGATCGCCGTACGAAGGTCCACCAACTGTGCGGGGTGAACCGTGTTGCCGATGCGGTCCCGGCTCTTGATCACCGTACGGGTGAACCCCTTGACCAGCTCGGGATCGATGCGCGAGGTGGTGACCAGCAGATTGGGTACGGCCATCGTGGAGACCTGGAGCCCGGCCTGCGCCTCCAGATAGGCGTCAGGGGGCATGACCGCCAGCCGGTAGTAGCTGGCGGCATCGCTCACCGAGTGGACCTTGTCCACCAGACGCGCGTCGAGCGGCAGCAACCTGATCGGGTACTCCTCGGACAGGCTCTGCACCGCCCGGGTGGGCAGTCCGCCCGACCAGAAGAAGGCGTCCAGTTCGCCCTGCTTCAGCAGCTTGGGGACGACGTCTATCCCCGAGGGCACCGGCGTGATGTCCTTGGCCGAATCTAGCCCGGCGGCGGCCAGGAGTCGATCGGCGATCAGCCGCACCCCCGAACCCTCGGGACCGATCCCCACCCTCTTGCCGCGCAGGTCCTCGATCCTGTTGATCTCGGAGAACTTGGGCACGACCAGCTGTACGTAGTCGTCGTACAGCCGTGCGCAGCCGCGGAGCCGTTCATGGCCCGGCTTGCCGTCGCGGATGTACTTGGCGACGGCATCGGCTGTGGCGACGGTGAAATCGGCCTCACCCGATGCCACCCGGGCCAGGTTCTGCTGGGATCCCTCGCTGAGCCGCAGATCTATGTCCACCTCGGGCAGGTCACGAGCGAGCGCCTCCTTCAACAGCACTCCGTACCGTTGGTACACGCCGTTCTGGAGGCCGGTACTGAAGGTGATCGAACCCTGCGGACTCGCCTCGCCGATCGGAAGCAGCCACCAGAGCAGCAGTCCGAGCAGCACCAGGACCGCCGTCGTCGCTTGGAACGCACGCCGGCTGATGTGGGACATGGCCTGGAACATGGTCGCGATCCTGTCAGGTCGTCTCCCGCGCTGACCAGGCTCGCGCGGTTCCGCTCCCGAGGCGGTCTGTAGCGCGTCGACGAACGGTGGCGCCACTGGTGCGCGGACCCGGGAGACGTACGGCACCGTTCGGCGACCCCGTGCGGACCGGCCGACGCACACCCATCGCCCGCGGCACCTGGAGACCGGATCATGCAGGCTTCCCGATGTACGGGGTACGGGCCGGCGAGCGCTCCGTACAGTGCGCACCCCGTCCGCTGTGGAGAGCGCGAGCTGCGCGCGGGCGGGCGCACATCCTCTACGGAACTGATGGAGCAGGCACTCTGTCGTCCTGCGTAGGCGCGATGCGCCGATGCGCGCCATGGGCCGACCGTCCGCTGCGTAGCCGAGTCACTCCGGATCGTCCGTACCTTGTTCGAACGGCGATGAGGCGGGCGCCTCCGTCGCAACTCACCGGGCGCAGCCGCACGCGTACCCGGTCGCGGACCCCGCGCACGCCCGGGCACCGACGGTACGCGATCCGCCCCGCCCGAGAGCGTTCCGAGCCGTCCGAACCCTTGCCCGGCCCGGTGAACGGAGCCCGTGACGGGCTCCCCGGCCAGAACTGTCCGAGCCACCGCCTACCCTTGTCACATGACCAGCAGCAACCGGAGCCAGGCCGTGGGCGTTCAGCGCAGTTATGAGATCCGCACCTATGGGTGTCAGATGAACGTTCATGACTCCGAACGGCTGTCCGGACTGCTGGAGGACGCGGGCTACATCCGTGCCCCCGCAGGGGCCGACGGCGATGCTGACGTCGTCGTCTTCAACACCTGCGCCGTCCGGGAGAACGCGGACAACAAGCTCTACGGCAACCTCGGCCGGCTCGCCCCGATGAAGACCAAGCGCCCCGGCATGCAGATCGCCGTCGGTGGCTGCCTGGCCCAGAAGGACCGGGACACCATCGTCACCAAGGCGCCCTGGGTCGATGTCGTCTTCGGCACGCACAACATCGGCAAGCTGCCGGTCCTCCTCGAACGCGCCCGGGTCCAGGAAGAGGCCCAGGTCGAGATCGCGGAATCCCTGGAGGCGTTCCCCTCCACGCTGCCCACCCGCCGTGAGTCCGCCTATGCCGCGTGGGTCTCGATCTCGGTCGGCTGCAACAACACCTGCACCTTCTGCATCGTGCCCGCACTCCGCGGCAAGGAGAAGGACCGCAGGCCGGGCGACATCCTCGCCGAGATCGAGGCACTCGTCTCGGAAGGCGTCAGCGAGATCACCTTGCTCGGCCAGAACGTCAACGCCTACGGATCCGACATCGGCGACCGAGAGGCGTTCAGCAAGCTCCTGCGCGCCTGCGGGCGGATCGAGGGCCTGGAGCGGGTCCGCTTCACCTCTCCGCACCCGCGCGACTTCACCGACGACGTGATCGCAGCGATGGCCGAGACCCCGAACGTGATGCCGCAGCTCCATATGCCGCTCCAGTCCGGCTCGGACCCGATCCTCAAGGCCATGCGCCGCTCCTACCGGCAGGAGCGTTTCCTCGGGATTATCGAGAAGGTACGCGAGGCCATCCCGCACGCCGCCATCTCCACGGACATCATCGTGGGCTTCCCCGGTGAGACGGAGGAGGACTTCGAGCAGACCATGCA
Coding sequences within:
- a CDS encoding sensor histidine kinase — translated: MRTRLLPLLIVLMAGVLLALGFPLAVSLAAAQQQRVVVDRIDDTVRFAALAQFVTDSSDSDERLTTLRDQLNRYYSTYNIDVGVFFRSGKSMAHAPEGMAIPPEGEGQRAFREALSGRRSQDPPQVWPWQEDGRLLVASPVVRDGDVVAVVYTDSPTGQLRSRVLTGWLLIAAGESAAMLLAVGAAFRLTGWVLRPVRVLDAATHDIATGQLNSRVAAASGPPELRRLARSFNEMADNVEEVLEQQRAFVADASHQLRNPLAALLLRIELLALELPDGNAEIASVRTEGKRLTQVLDDLLDLALAEHTSAALELIDIGELADERVGSWRPLAEDKGVRLVGHLLPVTAWADPVALSSALDAVIDNALKFTPRGEEVTVSVSSRGELSTITVVDHGPGLTDDELSRIGDRFWRSGRHQNIKGSGLGLSISRALLSAGGATIAYAHHRPHGLQVTVSLPRTPPAAS
- a CDS encoding TAXI family TRAP transporter solute-binding subunit, with the translated sequence MFQAMSHISRRAFQATTAVLVLLGLLLWWLLPIGEASPQGSITFSTGLQNGVYQRYGVLLKEALARDLPEVDIDLRLSEGSQQNLARVASGEADFTVATADAVAKYIRDGKPGHERLRGCARLYDDYVQLVVPKFSEINRIEDLRGKRVGIGPEGSGVRLIADRLLAAAGLDSAKDITPVPSGIDVVPKLLKQGELDAFFWSGGLPTRAVQSLSEEYPIRLLPLDARLVDKVHSVSDAASYYRLAVMPPDAYLEAQAGLQVSTMAVPNLLVTTSRIDPELVKGFTRTVIKSRDRIGNTVHPAQLVDLRTAIYTDPLPLHEGATRYYGSVKP
- the miaB gene encoding tRNA (N6-isopentenyl adenosine(37)-C2)-methylthiotransferase MiaB, translated to MTSSNRSQAVGVQRSYEIRTYGCQMNVHDSERLSGLLEDAGYIRAPAGADGDADVVVFNTCAVRENADNKLYGNLGRLAPMKTKRPGMQIAVGGCLAQKDRDTIVTKAPWVDVVFGTHNIGKLPVLLERARVQEEAQVEIAESLEAFPSTLPTRRESAYAAWVSISVGCNNTCTFCIVPALRGKEKDRRPGDILAEIEALVSEGVSEITLLGQNVNAYGSDIGDREAFSKLLRACGRIEGLERVRFTSPHPRDFTDDVIAAMAETPNVMPQLHMPLQSGSDPILKAMRRSYRQERFLGIIEKVREAIPHAAISTDIIVGFPGETEEDFEQTMHAVREARFANAFTFQYSKRPGTPAATMDGQIPKQVVQARYERLVALQEEISWNENKKQVGRTLDVMVAEGEGRKDGATHRLSGRAPDNRLVHFTKPDAEVRPGDVVTVDITYAAPHHLLAEGPVASVRRTRSGDAWQKRQDARAAKPVGVMLGLPQIGAPAPLPAVAAPGCGLG